Proteins encoded together in one Candidatus Bathyarchaeota archaeon window:
- a CDS encoding homoserine dehydrogenase, with translation MELRLMMLGFGRVAQGFSTLISINSERIQSRYGVSLRFVAVADRGGSVISEGGLDPLKLVQAKRLGGSLSAIPELGKPGMTPQELLETINAEILVDATSSNLKDGEPSLTYINEALTYGMDVITANKGAIARGLNRLRTTASIHGRRLFYGATVGGGTPILSFARDLELKEGISSIQGVLNGTTNYILWRMEDGLTLGEALAEAQKLGYAEENHSYDIKGLDTACKLIIIANSVLDKNLKLEDVYTKGIEDLTPKDLEKAKEGGYSIRLIGSLNSSGSAEVKPKEIPKADPLCVDSVNNAVKITTECGEYFLIGEGAGGRATACSLLRDLTTLIRERLKTVEN, from the coding sequence TTGGAGTTAAGACTGATGATGCTGGGGTTCGGTAGGGTAGCCCAAGGCTTCTCCACACTCATTTCTATCAACTCGGAGAGGATCCAAAGCAGATACGGCGTCTCATTAAGATTCGTGGCGGTAGCGGACAGGGGAGGGTCGGTCATATCGGAGGGAGGCCTGGATCCATTAAAACTGGTCCAAGCGAAGAGGTTAGGCGGATCGCTCTCGGCGATACCCGAACTTGGGAAGCCAGGCATGACCCCTCAGGAGCTACTCGAGACGATCAACGCTGAGATACTCGTCGATGCTACCTCAAGTAACCTTAAGGATGGAGAGCCCAGCCTCACATACATCAATGAAGCATTGACCTACGGCATGGACGTAATTACGGCCAATAAAGGTGCGATAGCTAGGGGTTTGAACAGGCTTAGGACCACGGCCTCGATACATGGGAGGAGGCTGTTCTATGGGGCCACCGTAGGCGGCGGTACCCCAATACTCAGCTTCGCTAGAGATCTGGAGCTAAAGGAGGGGATATCCTCCATTCAAGGCGTATTAAATGGAACCACGAACTATATCCTATGGAGGATGGAGGATGGGCTGACCCTGGGAGAGGCCCTAGCAGAAGCCCAGAAGCTGGGTTACGCCGAGGAAAACCATAGCTATGACATAAAGGGTTTAGATACCGCATGTAAGCTCATCATAATAGCCAACTCGGTTTTAGATAAAAACCTCAAGCTGGAGGATGTTTACACGAAGGGGATCGAAGATCTGACCCCTAAAGACCTTGAAAAGGCTAAGGAGGGGGGATATTCCATAAGGTTAATAGGCTCGCTTAATAGTAGCGGATCTGCTGAGGTTAAGCCTAAAGAGATCCCTAAAGCAGACCCTCTATGCGTCGATTCCGTTAACAACGCCGTGAAAATCACTACCGAATGCGGGGAATACTTCCTTATAGGTGAAGGAGCTGGCGGCCGAGCTACTGCCTGCTCCCTGCTGCGCGACCTAACCACGCTCATAAGGGAAAGGTTAAAAACGGTGGAAAATTAA